One part of the Mycobacterium marinum genome encodes these proteins:
- a CDS encoding GNAT family N-acetyltransferase: MTADKTGAQTTITAEAGKYTIAVEGQTVGLATYIDRGDQRVFDHTEVDPAFGGRGLATILVEEALQDARAAGKRIVPVCSMVVTVLDKHPEYDAITDPV, from the coding sequence ATGACTGCCGACAAGACCGGCGCGCAGACCACCATCACCGCCGAGGCGGGCAAGTACACGATCGCGGTCGAAGGACAAACCGTCGGACTCGCCACCTACATCGACCGCGGCGATCAGCGCGTCTTCGACCACACCGAAGTCGATCCGGCGTTCGGCGGACGGGGCCTGGCGACCATCCTCGTGGAGGAAGCCCTGCAAGACGCACGAGCCGCGGGCAAGCGCATCGTCCCGGTGTGCTCCATGGTCGTTACGGTCCTCGACAAGCATCCCGAATACGACGCGATCACCGACCCCGTTTAA
- the yaaA gene encoding peroxide stress protein YaaA, producing MIVLLPPSETKRGGGDGPPLRLEKLANPGLGALRAALVGELVDLAADPPACRTALGVSPSQNAEIERNAALRTAPTLPALRRYTGVLYDALDVDSLRGAEAKRARARLAIGSALFGLLRADDQVPAYRLSATSKLPAKPTLAARWKPLLEPLLAELAAQDLIVDLRSGSYVALGPTSGAIHVKVLAEHPDGRRTVVTHFNKAYKGRLARILATTRAEPTDAAAVAAVARRAGMQVERSGNELTLVVAAGG from the coding sequence GTGATTGTGCTGCTACCGCCGTCGGAGACCAAGCGGGGTGGGGGTGATGGCCCCCCACTGCGACTCGAAAAACTCGCCAACCCGGGACTGGGTGCACTGCGGGCCGCGCTGGTCGGCGAACTCGTCGATCTCGCGGCCGACCCGCCGGCGTGCAGAACAGCCCTGGGGGTCTCGCCGTCCCAGAATGCCGAGATCGAGCGCAACGCCGCGCTGCGTACCGCGCCGACGCTGCCGGCGCTGCGCCGCTACACCGGTGTCCTCTACGACGCGTTGGATGTCGATTCGCTGCGCGGCGCCGAGGCAAAGCGCGCCCGCGCTCGGCTGGCCATTGGTTCGGCATTGTTCGGGCTGTTGCGCGCCGACGATCAGGTGCCCGCCTACCGGCTTTCCGCTACTTCCAAGCTCCCGGCGAAACCCACCTTGGCCGCCCGGTGGAAGCCCCTGCTGGAGCCGTTGCTCGCGGAGTTGGCGGCCCAAGACCTGATCGTCGATCTGCGCTCCGGCTCCTATGTAGCGCTGGGACCAACATCCGGCGCGATCCACGTCAAGGTCCTCGCCGAGCATCCCGACGGCCGACGGACCGTGGTCACCCATTTCAACAAGGCATACAAGGGTCGGCTGGCCCGCATTCTGGCGACGACGCGGGCCGAGCCCACCGATGCGGCCGCGGTCGCTGCGGTCGCTCGCAGGGCCGGCATGCAGGTGGAGCGCAGCGGAAACGAATTGACCCTCGTCGTCGCTGCGGGCGGGTGA
- a CDS encoding glycine betaine ABC transporter substrate-binding protein yields the protein MLAAVHRWSKCRRARRLAFAALAVLCVGLVASCGLRSATGAVLEAKPGLIRHYQSLEGVPITVAAKDFTEQLILGNMLSIVLHAAGARVTNLSNTPGSFGVRRALLTGEANIAPEYTGTGWINYLGHENPIKGAKQQWEAVNAADQVNGLTWLPPAPMNNTYTLAIRESEAERLGVTKLSDLKKLPRSALTFCIESEFASRNDGFVPMLHAYGLDLEDLAKITTLDTGVVYSATAQGECNFGEVFTTDGRIPALHLRLLEDDKHFFPLYNLTEVVDTSLIDDHPELREIFAQLNPRLTNDTMRELNAQVDNDGRDPAIVAKDWLLQQKLLT from the coding sequence ATGCTCGCAGCGGTCCACCGATGGAGTAAATGTCGGCGCGCGCGACGGCTGGCGTTCGCGGCGCTGGCGGTGCTGTGCGTGGGCCTGGTGGCCAGCTGCGGGCTGCGCTCGGCGACCGGTGCGGTGCTGGAAGCCAAACCCGGCCTCATCCGCCACTATCAGTCCTTGGAGGGCGTGCCCATCACCGTCGCGGCCAAGGACTTCACCGAGCAGCTGATCCTCGGCAACATGCTCTCGATCGTCCTGCATGCCGCGGGCGCTAGGGTCACCAACCTCAGCAACACGCCCGGCAGCTTCGGGGTCCGGCGGGCGTTGCTCACCGGCGAGGCGAACATCGCGCCGGAGTACACCGGTACCGGCTGGATCAACTACCTCGGCCATGAGAACCCGATCAAGGGCGCAAAGCAGCAATGGGAAGCCGTCAACGCCGCCGATCAGGTCAACGGCCTGACCTGGTTGCCGCCGGCGCCGATGAACAACACCTACACGTTGGCCATCCGCGAGTCCGAAGCCGAACGACTCGGGGTGACCAAGCTTTCCGACCTCAAGAAGCTGCCCCGCTCCGCGCTCACGTTCTGTATCGAAAGCGAATTCGCAAGCCGCAACGACGGTTTCGTGCCGATGCTGCACGCCTACGGGCTTGATCTCGAGGATCTGGCGAAGATCACCACGTTGGACACCGGGGTCGTCTACAGCGCCACGGCACAAGGGGAATGCAATTTCGGCGAAGTGTTCACCACCGACGGCCGGATCCCCGCGCTGCATCTGCGTCTCCTCGAAGACGACAAGCACTTCTTCCCGCTGTACAACCTCACCGAGGTTGTCGATACCTCGCTGATCGATGATCACCCCGAACTTCGGGAGATCTTTGCGCAGCTCAATCCGAGGCTCACCAACGACACGATGAGGGAATTGAACGCCCAGGTGGACAACGATGGCCGGGACCCGGCCATCGTTGCCAAAGACTGGCTGCTGCAACAGAAGCTGCTCACCTAG
- a CDS encoding ABC transporter permease yields MAGSDINVEGAVKGGAEGQPTAPTTPGRPSVGRWALQPLTCAFAVAGALAYVTVADVSESERRSLSVSHLLQLLREHLVISLSATVLTCVVAIPVGIALTRGSMRRYSKPIITVAGFGQAAPAIGLIALGAVVFGIGQLGAIVALTVYGAMPIIANTVTGLDGVDRRIVEAARGMGLSAFSTLRRVELPLSLPVIVAGVRTALVLIVGTAALASFTGGGGLGQLITTGIKLQQPVTLIVGAILVAALALFIDWLARLIEMVAAPRGL; encoded by the coding sequence GTGGCCGGCAGCGACATCAACGTCGAAGGTGCCGTCAAGGGCGGCGCCGAGGGCCAACCCACGGCCCCGACGACGCCAGGTCGGCCTAGTGTCGGGCGGTGGGCGCTGCAGCCACTCACGTGTGCCTTCGCGGTGGCCGGAGCGCTGGCCTATGTCACCGTGGCCGATGTGTCCGAGTCGGAGCGCCGCTCGCTGAGCGTGTCGCATCTGTTGCAGCTGCTGCGCGAACACCTGGTGATCAGCCTGTCGGCCACGGTGCTCACGTGTGTGGTGGCGATTCCGGTGGGAATCGCGTTGACGCGAGGGTCGATGCGGCGCTATTCGAAGCCGATCATCACCGTCGCCGGTTTCGGTCAGGCCGCGCCGGCCATCGGCCTGATCGCGCTGGGGGCGGTCGTGTTCGGGATCGGTCAGCTCGGCGCGATCGTTGCCCTCACCGTCTACGGCGCGATGCCCATCATCGCCAACACCGTCACCGGACTCGACGGCGTGGATCGCCGGATCGTCGAAGCCGCCCGGGGAATGGGTTTGTCAGCGTTCTCGACGCTGCGTCGTGTCGAACTGCCGTTGTCGCTACCGGTCATCGTCGCCGGCGTTCGGACAGCCTTGGTGCTGATTGTCGGGACGGCGGCGCTGGCGTCGTTCACCGGCGGCGGGGGATTGGGGCAGCTGATCACCACCGGCATCAAGCTGCAACAGCCGGTGACCCTGATCGTCGGCGCCATTCTGGTGGCGGCACTGGCGTTGTTCATCGACTGGCTGGCTCGCCTCATCGAGATGGTGGCCGCACCGAGGGGACTGTGA
- a CDS encoding IS3 family transposase (programmed frameshift), whose protein sequence is MSKPYPQEFRDDVVRVARNRDPEVPLEQIASDFGIHYTTLYGWLKKADVDDGKRAGTTTSESAELREARKRIRLLEQENEVLRRAAAYLSQAHLPKMIYPLVPELAADGIPVTVTCRVLNIARAPYYRWLDQPVTDTEWNRAHLANALFDAHRDDPEFGYRFLADEAKAAGFCVAERTVWRICSANGWFSVFGKKKRGKKAKVGAPAHDDLVRRDFTAAGPNQLWLSDITEHPTREGKLYLCAIKDVWSNRIVGYSMAERMESSIAVAALDSAVARRAAKVAGCVLHSDRGSQFRSRELQQSLFRHRMLGSMGQVGSAGDNAAMESFFSLLQKNVLNRRTWDTREQLRIAIITWIERTYHRRRRQTALGRLTPIEFETIMTQTAEQAA, encoded by the exons GTGTCTAAGCCGTACCCTCAGGAGTTCCGCGACGACGTTGTCCGGGTCGCCCGCAACCGTGATCCCGAGGTTCCGTTGGAGCAGATTGCCTCGGATTTCGGGATCCACTACACGACGCTGTACGGGTGGCTGAAGAAGGCCGATGTCGACGACGGTAAGCGGGCCGGGACGACCACCAGCGAATCAGCCGAACTGCGGGAAGCGCGTAAGCGAATTCGTTTGCTAGAGCAGGAAAATGAAGTGCTGCGCCGGGCGGCGGCCTATCTCTCGCAGGCGCATCTTCCG AAAATGATCTACCCGCTCGTCCCTGAGTTGGCCGCCGACGGTATCCCCGTCACGGTGACGTGCCGGGTCCTCAACATCGCTCGCGCGCCCTACTACCGCTGGCTCGACCAACCCGTGACCGACACCGAGTGGAACCGGGCGCATCTGGCCAACGCCCTGTTCGACGCCCACCGCGACGACCCGGAATTCGGCTACCGGTTTCTGGCCGATGAAGCCAAGGCCGCCGGGTTCTGTGTAGCGGAGCGCACGGTGTGGCGGATCTGCAGCGCCAACGGCTGGTTCAGCGTCTTCGGCAAGAAGAAACGCGGGAAGAAGGCCAAAGTGGGGGCTCCGGCGCATGACGATCTCGTGCGCCGGGACTTCACCGCCGCGGGCCCCAACCAGCTGTGGCTGTCCGACATCACCGAGCACCCGACCCGGGAAGGCAAGCTCTACCTGTGCGCGATCAAGGACGTGTGGTCCAACCGCATCGTCGGCTATTCGATGGCTGAGCGGATGGAATCCTCCATCGCTGTTGCCGCACTCGATTCCGCGGTTGCTCGCCGCGCCGCGAAGGTGGCCGGCTGTGTGCTACACAGCGACCGCGGTAGTCAATTTCGGTCAAGGGAGTTGCAGCAGAGCCTGTTTCGTCACCGCATGCTTGGCTCGATGGGCCAAGTGGGCTCGGCCGGCGACAACGCCGCCATGGAGTCCTTCTTCTCGCTGCTGCAGAAAAACGTCCTGAACCGCCGAACCTGGGACACCCGCGAACAGCTGAGGATCGCGATCATCACCTGGATCGAACGCACCTACCATCGTCGTCGCCGTCAGACAGCACTCGGCCGATTGACGCCCATCGAATTCGAGACCATCATGACCCAGACCGCCGAACAGGCGGCCTAA
- a CDS encoding ammonium transporter, with translation MDIDPAATAWLLASTALVLLMTPGLAIFYGGMVRTTGVLNMIMMSFISIPLVTVAWLLAGYSLAFSDGAAPGFPGGLVGGLTHAGMRGIGPATVHGSVPELLFATFQLSFAIITAALVSGAIADRAKFAAWMVFVPVWSIAVYSVVAHWVWAPSGWLAKMGVLDYAGGLVVEIVSGSSALALALVLGPRIGFKVDPMRPHNLPFVLLGVGLLWFGWFGFNAGSALAANGLASAIFLNTLVAGCLGMLGWLAVEQIRDGKPTTFGAASGVVAGLVAITPSCGTVNTLGAALVGLAAGTVCAFAITVKFKLNYDDSLDVVGVHFIGGVVGVLLIGLLATAVMTDGARGLFYGGGLGQLGKQALAMVVVALYAFTVSYLLAALIERLMGFRVSREEEVSGVDFSQHAETAYTEGVYGHQQLHRPFSGGDAIRPRPNIEDA, from the coding sequence TTGGATATCGATCCCGCCGCTACCGCGTGGCTGCTGGCCAGCACCGCACTCGTGCTGCTGATGACGCCCGGGCTGGCGATCTTCTACGGCGGCATGGTGCGCACCACCGGCGTGCTCAACATGATCATGATGAGCTTCATCTCCATACCGCTGGTCACGGTGGCGTGGTTGCTGGCCGGTTACAGCTTGGCGTTCTCCGACGGCGCGGCGCCTGGCTTCCCCGGTGGGCTGGTGGGCGGGCTGACGCATGCCGGAATGCGCGGTATCGGTCCGGCGACGGTCCATGGGTCGGTTCCCGAGTTGCTGTTCGCGACCTTTCAGCTGAGCTTTGCGATCATCACCGCCGCCCTGGTCAGCGGCGCTATCGCGGATCGGGCCAAGTTCGCGGCCTGGATGGTTTTCGTACCCGTCTGGTCGATCGCGGTGTACTCGGTTGTGGCGCACTGGGTGTGGGCGCCCAGCGGCTGGCTGGCGAAGATGGGAGTGCTCGACTACGCGGGCGGGCTGGTCGTCGAGATCGTCTCGGGTTCCTCGGCCCTTGCCCTGGCGCTGGTGCTGGGTCCACGCATCGGGTTCAAGGTTGATCCGATGCGCCCGCACAATCTGCCGTTCGTGCTGCTGGGTGTGGGACTGCTGTGGTTCGGCTGGTTTGGGTTCAATGCCGGTTCGGCGTTGGCGGCCAATGGGCTGGCCTCGGCGATCTTCCTCAACACCCTGGTCGCCGGGTGCCTGGGGATGCTGGGCTGGCTGGCAGTCGAGCAGATCCGCGACGGCAAGCCGACCACGTTCGGTGCCGCCTCGGGCGTGGTGGCGGGTCTGGTGGCGATCACGCCGTCGTGTGGCACGGTGAACACCCTGGGTGCGGCCCTGGTCGGGTTGGCGGCCGGGACTGTCTGCGCGTTCGCGATCACGGTGAAGTTCAAACTCAACTACGACGACTCGCTCGACGTGGTGGGTGTGCACTTCATCGGTGGTGTGGTGGGCGTCCTGCTGATCGGGTTGCTGGCCACCGCGGTGATGACCGACGGCGCGCGGGGTCTGTTCTACGGCGGTGGGCTGGGCCAGCTCGGCAAGCAGGCATTGGCGATGGTGGTGGTGGCGCTCTACGCGTTCACGGTGAGCTATTTGTTGGCCGCGCTGATCGAGCGGTTGATGGGGTTCCGGGTAAGCCGCGAGGAAGAGGTCAGCGGTGTCGACTTCAGCCAGCACGCGGAGACGGCCTACACCGAGGGTGTCTATGGGCATCAGCAGCTGCATCGCCCATTCTCCGGTGGGGACGCAATTCGCCCGCGCCCCAACATCGAGGACGCCTGA
- a CDS encoding dipeptidase, which translates to MTSFLWDQHTCLPLQTDTSVEPLIRYHGHDMAVLVSVNAGYSPHSFRDTTTLLDHYRAAISAHPDLELAAGVGDVTTITRGGRIAVVFDLEDSRPLDDNLDNLATLADLGVRTLLPTYNHANRAGSGCLDTTDAGLTGWGRAIVAEMNDVGIVPDGSHCSTRTGLDMCEVSTGPVVYSHSCMRAVWDHPRNITDDQARACAATGGVIGITGVGIFLGPNTPTLDAMTRHLEYAVDLVGIDHVGISSDFSFDLADFYDELARNPDLFDESYTRWGPIQWMAPETLLTLGAHLANRGWADDHINAVLGANFYRVAQRVWPT; encoded by the coding sequence ATGACGTCGTTCCTGTGGGACCAGCACACGTGTCTGCCACTACAGACCGACACCTCGGTCGAACCGCTGATCCGGTACCACGGTCACGACATGGCGGTGTTGGTATCGGTCAACGCCGGGTATTCGCCGCACAGCTTCCGCGACACGACGACGCTGCTGGATCACTACCGCGCCGCGATCAGCGCCCACCCCGACCTGGAGCTGGCCGCCGGCGTCGGCGATGTCACCACCATCACCCGCGGCGGGCGCATCGCGGTGGTCTTCGACCTGGAGGACTCCCGCCCCCTCGACGACAACCTCGACAACCTGGCGACCCTGGCCGACCTCGGGGTGCGCACGCTGCTGCCGACCTACAACCACGCCAACCGTGCGGGCAGCGGTTGTCTGGACACCACCGATGCCGGCCTGACCGGCTGGGGACGCGCGATCGTCGCCGAGATGAACGACGTGGGCATCGTGCCCGACGGGTCGCACTGCAGCACCCGCACCGGACTGGACATGTGTGAGGTCTCTACCGGTCCGGTGGTCTACAGCCACTCCTGCATGCGCGCGGTGTGGGATCACCCGCGCAACATCACCGACGACCAAGCACGAGCCTGCGCGGCCACCGGTGGGGTCATCGGAATCACCGGGGTCGGCATTTTCCTGGGGCCCAATACGCCCACCCTCGACGCCATGACACGGCACCTGGAATACGCCGTCGATCTGGTGGGCATCGACCACGTCGGTATCAGCAGCGACTTCTCCTTCGATCTCGCCGACTTCTACGACGAGCTGGCCCGCAACCCGGACCTATTCGATGAGAGCTACACCCGCTGGGGACCGATCCAGTGGATGGCGCCCGAAACGCTGCTCACACTCGGTGCGCACCTCGCCAACCGGGGCTGGGCCGACGATCACATCAACGCGGTGCTCGGCGCCAACTTCTATCGAGTGGCGCAACGCGTCTGGCCCACCTGA
- a CDS encoding SDR family NAD(P)-dependent oxidoreductase, whose amino-acid sequence MRVESATFLIVGGSSGIGRSVAERAARRGATVAVTARRTDRLASLAATIAEMGGSCSIHPADATDPVAAQSVVADVLERHGKIDVVLLNAGGAPALDLTRLDAADITSVMDANYDVAVNYLVPVLRHMTERGTGVIAHTNSLAGWYAVPLQGPYSAAKAALRVLFDAYRIEYAGSGVRFVSIYPGFVATEATEGDGMPAPGEISEQEAAEHVLRALSSGRESYSFPRAMSTLVGLGRLLPTTLRRRVIKKVVTSA is encoded by the coding sequence GTGCGCGTCGAGTCAGCAACGTTCTTGATTGTCGGCGGCTCATCCGGAATCGGTCGCAGCGTCGCGGAGCGGGCTGCGCGCCGGGGCGCCACCGTGGCGGTGACGGCCCGGCGTACCGACCGGCTGGCCAGCCTCGCCGCGACCATCGCGGAGATGGGTGGCAGCTGTTCGATCCACCCGGCCGATGCCACCGATCCGGTTGCCGCACAGTCGGTTGTCGCCGACGTACTCGAGCGCCACGGCAAGATCGATGTGGTATTGCTCAATGCCGGCGGTGCTCCTGCGCTTGATCTGACCCGGCTTGACGCTGCTGACATCACAAGCGTCATGGACGCCAACTACGACGTCGCGGTCAACTACCTCGTTCCGGTGTTGCGGCACATGACCGAGCGCGGGACCGGCGTGATCGCACACACCAACTCGTTGGCCGGTTGGTACGCCGTACCGCTGCAGGGGCCTTACTCGGCGGCGAAGGCCGCATTGAGGGTGCTGTTCGACGCCTATCGGATTGAGTATGCCGGCAGCGGTGTGCGATTTGTGTCGATCTATCCGGGATTCGTTGCCACGGAGGCCACCGAGGGTGACGGAATGCCCGCACCCGGCGAAATCTCTGAACAGGAAGCTGCAGAGCACGTTCTACGCGCACTATCTTCTGGCCGAGAGTCCTATTCGTTCCCGCGAGCCATGAGCACACTCGTCGGTCTGGGTCGGTTGCTTCCGACAACGTTGCGCCGCAGAGTGATCAAGAAGGTCGTCACCTCGGCGTAG
- a CDS encoding cold-shock protein, whose protein sequence is MRGTGRIVRFDDVRGYGFIAPDSGGEDVFLHANDLDFDRLLAKRGTRVSFDIEDGPRGKFATAVLITSEGSGRTGAGSKAAASDTDEYFDVFSAQEFKEAATEILLEATPSITGEQIVRIRAAFEGFARKHGWIE, encoded by the coding sequence GTGAGGGGTACAGGGCGGATTGTTCGTTTTGACGACGTTCGTGGTTATGGGTTTATTGCTCCCGATTCCGGTGGCGAGGACGTTTTCCTGCATGCCAATGACTTGGATTTCGATCGGCTTTTGGCAAAACGCGGAACGCGGGTTTCCTTTGATATCGAGGACGGTCCTCGCGGCAAGTTCGCCACGGCAGTGCTGATCACTTCGGAAGGGTCCGGCAGGACCGGTGCTGGGAGCAAGGCCGCTGCCTCGGACACCGATGAGTATTTCGATGTCTTCTCGGCCCAGGAATTCAAGGAAGCGGCTACCGAGATCCTCTTGGAGGCGACGCCTTCAATTACGGGTGAGCAGATTGTGCGTATCCGGGCGGCATTCGAGGGATTTGCCCGAAAACACGGTTGGATCGAATAG
- a CDS encoding ABC transporter ATP-binding protein gives MPEAASADQPTTSDAPQSSGLRILLDGVTKRYGVRSTPAVDNVTLEIGAGEIVMLVGPSGCGKTTTMKMINRLIEPTSGRIFIGDDDVTRRNPDELRRHIGYVVQGAGLFPHLTVGDNIGIVPRLLKWDKNRVAARIDELLDLVNLDPAQYRDRFPRELSGGQQQRVGVARALAADPPVLLMDEPFGAVDPITRQRLQDELLRLQEELHKTIVFVTHDFGEAVKLGDRIAILTTGSKVVQYDTPERILAEPANDFVRGFVGAGATLMQLSLTRVRDIDLHEAVVAQAGGDPAEAVELAGSLDREHAIVLDRQNRPLRWLPLEELAKPQALAQVTRDDDLECVNLASTLNDALDEMLTSSHGVVVVTGRRNTYQGVIRVETIMEAIADIRGAANSEEPDT, from the coding sequence GTGCCTGAAGCCGCATCCGCTGATCAACCGACCACGTCCGACGCTCCCCAGAGCAGCGGACTCCGGATTCTGCTGGATGGGGTGACCAAGCGGTACGGCGTGCGCTCCACACCCGCGGTCGACAACGTCACCTTGGAGATCGGCGCGGGCGAGATCGTCATGTTGGTAGGCCCTTCGGGTTGTGGAAAGACCACGACGATGAAGATGATCAACCGGCTGATCGAGCCCACCAGCGGGCGGATCTTCATCGGCGATGACGATGTCACCCGCCGCAACCCCGATGAACTTCGACGCCACATCGGTTACGTGGTCCAGGGCGCGGGACTGTTCCCGCACCTGACGGTGGGTGACAACATCGGCATCGTTCCCCGCCTACTCAAGTGGGACAAGAACCGGGTTGCCGCCCGTATCGACGAACTGCTCGACCTGGTCAACCTCGACCCGGCCCAGTACCGCGACCGGTTCCCCCGCGAACTCTCCGGGGGCCAGCAGCAGCGCGTCGGTGTCGCTCGCGCCCTGGCCGCCGACCCGCCGGTGCTGTTGATGGACGAGCCGTTCGGTGCGGTCGACCCGATCACCCGCCAACGACTACAGGACGAGTTGTTGCGGCTGCAGGAAGAACTGCACAAGACAATCGTCTTCGTCACCCACGACTTCGGCGAGGCCGTCAAGCTGGGTGACCGGATCGCCATCCTGACCACCGGCTCCAAGGTCGTCCAATACGACACCCCGGAACGGATCCTCGCCGAACCCGCCAACGACTTCGTCCGCGGGTTCGTCGGCGCCGGCGCAACCCTCATGCAGCTCAGCCTGACCCGGGTGCGCGACATCGACCTGCACGAGGCCGTCGTCGCGCAGGCCGGCGGCGACCCCGCCGAAGCCGTTGAACTGGCCGGATCCCTCGACCGGGAGCACGCCATCGTGCTTGACCGGCAGAATCGACCGCTGCGCTGGCTGCCCCTCGAGGAGCTGGCCAAACCCCAGGCGCTAGCACAGGTGACCCGCGATGACGACCTGGAGTGCGTCAACCTAGCATCGACCCTCAACGACGCGTTAGACGAAATGCTGACCTCGTCACACGGGGTCGTGGTCGTCACCGGCCGGCGCAATACCTATCAGGGCGTCATTAGAGTCGAGACGATCATGGAGGCAATCGCCGACATACGCGGTGCAGCGAACTCTGAGGAGCCCGACACGTGA
- a CDS encoding IS481 family transposase: MPKARVVVLEVTSGRLSVTAAARVYGLSRQHIYRLVARYRQGGLEAVDPRSRRPASNPRAVSDPIIIAIVELREKLVADGLDAGPLTLQEHLARRGLAVPSTSTIRRILGHHDLITPQPRKRPKSSYHRFAAEQPNECWQSDFTHWTLANGTDVEILNWLDDHSRYLLGCTAYSRVSGPDVVASFTTTAAEYGLPASTLTDNGAVYTSRFTHGHNDFERLLASLGITQKNGHPGHPQTQGKIERFHQTLKRWLAARPLPATPNELQTLLDTFRTIYNTQRPHRAHPGAITPEQAYQARPKARPTGQPNAHFRIRHDTVDQFGKLTLRHASRLHHLGIGRAHAHTPVLILVATSTVTVLSKTGHHVLSSHTINPDKNYWRNQQKNPGRWPGNL; the protein is encoded by the coding sequence ATGCCCAAAGCCCGTGTGGTCGTCCTAGAAGTCACTAGCGGCCGACTGTCGGTGACCGCGGCAGCTCGTGTCTATGGGCTGTCTCGACAACACATCTACCGTCTAGTCGCGCGCTACCGCCAGGGCGGCCTAGAGGCAGTCGACCCGCGCTCACGCAGGCCTGCCAGCAACCCCCGCGCGGTCAGCGACCCAATCATCATCGCGATCGTCGAGCTGCGCGAGAAACTCGTCGCCGACGGACTCGATGCCGGCCCACTGACCCTGCAAGAACACCTGGCCCGCCGCGGCCTGGCAGTGCCATCAACCTCCACCATCCGACGCATACTGGGTCACCACGACCTGATCACCCCCCAACCACGCAAGCGACCCAAAAGCTCCTACCACCGCTTCGCCGCCGAACAGCCCAACGAATGCTGGCAATCCGACTTCACCCACTGGACCCTGGCCAACGGCACCGATGTCGAGATCCTCAACTGGCTCGACGACCACTCCCGCTACCTGCTGGGCTGCACCGCCTACTCTCGAGTCAGCGGCCCCGACGTCGTAGCCAGCTTCACCACCACCGCCGCCGAATACGGCCTGCCCGCCTCCACCCTCACCGACAACGGGGCCGTCTACACCTCCCGATTCACCCACGGCCACAACGACTTCGAACGCCTACTAGCCAGCCTGGGCATCACCCAAAAGAACGGGCACCCCGGCCACCCCCAAACCCAAGGCAAAATCGAACGCTTCCACCAAACCCTCAAACGCTGGCTAGCCGCCCGACCACTACCCGCCACCCCGAACGAACTGCAGACCCTGCTCGACACCTTCCGCACCATCTACAACACCCAACGACCCCACCGCGCCCACCCCGGCGCCATCACCCCCGAACAGGCCTACCAGGCACGCCCCAAAGCCCGCCCCACCGGCCAACCAAACGCACACTTCCGCATCCGCCATGACACCGTCGACCAATTCGGCAAACTCACCCTGCGCCACGCCAGCCGCCTGCACCACCTCGGCATCGGACGCGCCCACGCCCACACCCCAGTACTCATCCTGGTCGCCACCAGCACTGTGACCGTCCTCAGCAAAACCGGCCACCACGTCCTGAGCAGCCACACCATCAACCCCGACAAAAACTACTGGCGCAACCAACAGAAAAACCCCGGCCGATGGCCGGGGAATCTGTAA
- a CDS encoding ABC transporter permease, which yields MGLYDFVVDRWSVLWFLAYQHISLVGQTLILATAIALILGVLIYNSPLGVATGNAVTAVGLTIPSYALLGVLVGIVGLGVLPSVIMLTFFGVFPILRNVVVGLTGVDKGLVESARGMGMSRLTTLVRLELPLAWPVIMTGVRVSAQMLMGIAAIVAFALGPGLGGYIFSGISRMGGANATNSIVAATIGILILAVILDTVLNLIARLTTPRGIRA from the coding sequence ATGGGTTTATACGATTTCGTAGTCGATCGGTGGTCAGTGCTGTGGTTTCTGGCCTACCAGCACATCAGCCTGGTAGGACAGACGCTCATCCTGGCGACGGCGATAGCCCTGATTCTCGGTGTTCTCATCTACAACTCGCCGCTGGGCGTGGCCACCGGGAACGCGGTGACCGCGGTCGGGTTGACGATTCCGTCCTACGCCCTGCTCGGTGTGCTCGTCGGGATCGTCGGCCTCGGCGTTCTGCCGTCGGTGATCATGCTGACCTTCTTTGGCGTGTTCCCCATTCTGCGCAACGTTGTGGTGGGACTGACCGGCGTCGACAAAGGCCTGGTGGAGTCGGCCCGGGGGATGGGAATGAGCCGACTGACCACGCTGGTGCGTCTGGAACTGCCGCTGGCCTGGCCGGTGATCATGACCGGTGTGCGGGTGTCCGCCCAGATGCTGATGGGCATCGCGGCCATCGTGGCCTTCGCGCTCGGTCCGGGACTGGGTGGCTACATCTTCTCGGGCATCTCCCGAATGGGTGGCGCCAACGCGACCAATTCGATCGTCGCCGCCACCATCGGCATCCTGATCCTGGCGGTCATTCTCGACACGGTGCTCAACCTCATTGCGCGTCTCACCACCCCGAGAGGAATACGTGCCTGA